Part of the Lycium ferocissimum isolate CSIRO_LF1 chromosome 6, AGI_CSIRO_Lferr_CH_V1, whole genome shotgun sequence genome, gggtgggggtggtgcaaaaaaataaaaaatttcaaaacttttttttttcaaaacaatttttttttgtggaagggtgggggtgcaaaaaaacaaaaagaaaaacttttcaaaattaaaaaaaaaaaaattgggggggggggggggtggggggaggaggagggggggggggtgaaaaaacaaataaagaaaatcaaactttttttaaaaataaaataaaatttggggGCGAGGAAGAGGAGTGGGGGCtagtaaaaaaaatcaaaatttaaaaaaaaatattcgggggggggggggggggggggtggtgaaaaaaaaaaaaaagaaaataaaaattagggGGGAAGGGGTGAGAGGAGGAGGAGTGAGGgctggtaaaaaaaaaaatcaaaattttttttaattttttttttgggcgggAGAGGGGTGGGAGGGGGGAGAAGGGAGGCGGcgggtgaaaaagaaaataaaataaattaaaaaaattcaaattgtttttctttttggttgagggggggggggggggggggtgaccgtgaaaaagtaaataaaaaaaattcaaaactttttttaaaaaaaattgggggtgtggggcggggggaggggtgggaggaggagaaggGGGTTGGTGGGTTTTTTGGATTAAGTTAGggtctttttatattttgtaaaagattaagaaatttgaaaaaatacattttggaccccaattttcttaatctcaaatttaattgggttttaCTTTCAAGTGGTCCCCATGAATCACCTATACTAATTTCACAACTAAAAGTTCACCTATGGCTAATTCTTTTTAGTTACCTTGTGTaattaacatacaaaatttaGTTATGAGATGTAATTTGGGCAaagtatagctactaaatataaataagccCTAATGTTCTCTATACCATGtagattttcctatttttatCTCGTAAAACAAATGCGAAAATAACTTCTTTCACTAATGGAGGGCAATTTAATACTACAAATTATGGATGAATATGTTTGTCAATGTGTATTTGGTTTGATTGAGTATAATTTACATGcaaaatattttccaccaaaaatATTACTTGTTTGACTTATGGGTGATaataaacaacacaaaatatCTCTAATATGCAAAATATTTACCTGTTTCATGTCCCCTTCCAAATTAATTCCGCTTTCATCCAACaagccaaaaatatttattttcacccaaaatcctttctccatgataccatctaagtatatttatatacatgatgatatcatggaggactaacaAATTGTCTCATTGAAAGATTGAAGTTAAATACCATCTATGATACTATCTCAGTATATGGTGTATATCATGATGATACTATGAAAGACTGAagagtgtctcattgaaggatTGAAACAActctccatgataccatctcactatatgtatataagatgatgataccatagtgattttttttttttttttttttttttaagaaaaatgtgttttttgaataaattaatATAATCCTCTATAATACCCTATTAGTATATTATTATATACCATATGGGTTTGGATTGATGAGtgtttttgaagaaataaaacgAGTCTTCTATAATACCATCATAGTATATACGAGACAGGGTGATACCATATTGGTATTATAATTTTAAAGACATTTCGGATAAATAGTTTTGGGAGCATGAAAATAAGAAGGTACGgaaattattttgttttcagATATCTACGGTCTTTCCCCTCGTTCTTTTTACAATGTTTCAACTCTtacttaattaaaataataacccAGGGCAATAACCGTCTAGACTTTGTTGTCAATCCTTTAAATTTAATAGTATGACAGAAGAATGATACAAAAAATTATGTTCGTAATGAAAAAAATGTTCTTATTGTTTCCACAACCAAAAAGCAAAAAGGCCATCTCAAGTACCTAGCTAACGCCAAAGTCAGGGCAACTGAAGCTATATCACACATTTTTTAAGTCTAttttaaaatagtcatattttgtacttgtttaaaaataagttacttaaatattattttatctttACTGATATAATTTTAGTCACCCAATTAAATAGGAAATAATTACTTTCTATATCAATTGGGGCAACAATGCTACTAAAATTGTCTCATACTTTACCTTCTTACCCAATTTGACCCACTTTGAATATGACTTGATTTTTcgaatttgcacgattgcccttcaaaggcattggtttttaatttttgtccctcaaattgatggtctttaatttttggccttcgtCTAATACCCCGAGGTCCTGGGTTAAACCAggctcaatcaaaaaaaaaaaaaaatcgcaaggcagagtttcgtagcaaaattcggcctattcgggcaaaaattaggccttaaggcagagttttgcaaaatttcaaCTGAATAAAAAAAATGCCTTAATCCAAaccttaaggtagaattttgcCTTTAGGGACATgcttgaaggcaaaactctacttTAAAACTCTTCCTTGAAGGTcgcaaaactctgcctgaaggtaggcaaaattctgccttgcgaatccaagctctatcttgcattttttttttcaatttttgactgggcgggttcgaacccggaaccaaGGGGTTTTTAGcgaagacaaaaattaaagaccatcaatttgaggggcaaaaattaaagaccagtgcctttaaAAGGCgttccgcacaaaaaaataatttttcttttcattccttAAGCCCAACGTTTAAGACCTACTTCTAAAGTTTAAATCTTCTAGGAACATCCTCGTTGTAGTAGTTTGTTGAACAACTGTTGATATCTTGTGATGGTATACAGAATGACTGTTAATATCATATAATGTAATtacccaacaacaacatttatTTTGCGAAGAAGTTCGGACGGAATTTTTTTGACTCTACTGCTGGGTTCTCTTAAAAACAGAATCagctattcttttttttttaaattcaaatggCATTGTAAGTTCGTGCTTTAATCTAGATGGGTGTTGATtaaaaatggtattattgatTGGGTGAGGCAAAATCCTGGAGTTTAGGGTCCATTTGGACTTGTCTTGAGCTGATTGaatcttcttcttgttctttgtgGTAAGTTGGTAattttggtggtggtgatggaCATAAGGTATTTGCTAgcgtataatattgtatatgggtgtatacacacctcttatacattattatacatgtttatacacccatatacataatgtaatcAACCCAGATTTATGTTTTATATACCTACTAATACAATATTGTACAACTGTGTATAAGTGCGTATTTTCGTATAAAATATtgtataagtatattttttagTGTATCTACCTCACattatacaatattgtataattgtgtatatatgtgtatatgtgcgtattttcatgtataattttattttttagtatatataccacatattatacaatattgtataattgtgtataaatgtatataagtgcgtattttcatatataatattgtataattatattttatagtgtaaatatctataaattatacactttcatacacctatatacatatataatgtacctgtcttttgtatataagtatataaaattgtataaaagtgtttttgggcTATATTTTTGCAATATAAGTCAGCCAAGTATACGTTTATGAAATTTCCCCATTAAATAtctataacatatttatattacAAATTTTAATTCGCTTTAATCTTATATTAGTAAGGAGATATACCCAACCTTAACAACAAGCTGGATAATGGACACTTCTCGAATCGGTGCCAACAATAGTACTCAACACCTACGTGTCAATATTGCTCTGCACTTACGAGAGAATTCGCGTCTTCTCACCTATGATATAAAAGGGGGAGAAAATGAGTAAATATATAGTTCAAGAACATGCAACAACATAGCCAGAGCAAAAACCGTGTAGAGTGCctataatttcaagaaattctaagttaagaaagcaaaaaaaaaaaaaatatagactatatggagaaaaagaaagaagccaAGGAGATCAAACCAACACAAATAGAAAGGTGGCTAAGGAAGCACAAGTTGCAATACACTGCAGCCACTAGACACCCTTTTGTTTATAGCATCCATGATGGTTCTATTGATTTCTCTTCTTTCAAGAAATGGCTGGTAATTTTAGTGTAAATTGTTTTTATACATTGTTTGGTGTTTTCTAATCTGTGGTCGTTTTTGAAGGACTAATTAAGTAGGTATTTGGACATGAATTGGTTgatatttgaagaaaaagatgtAGTATCTAAAGTTACTTTCAAAAGGGATTTTTGAAAGTTATGTGTGAACATGAAATTAGTGTTAGTATTAGAAGTTTTGTGAGTGAAAATTTGAGagatttaatattatttttttcaaatttaaattttaaaagcaaATACTTATTTAAAATAATCTCAAAAATATTACTTCAAAGTTGGAGTTTTTTTGTTTagaaaaaattgtttattaGGTAAAGTTAAGTGATTTTTTATACTACGAATTTCTTTTACCTTCATACTTACGCAAAGTTAAGTGAATTTTTCTAATTAATATAGTTTTAATGAGTtcgatttaataaaataaaagttattgaccttccttttctttgtttttaatATATCTAAATTGAACCAAATTAATTGAACTGCAGGAAAGGGAATACGTGTTTGTGAGAACGGCGTTGGCACCATTTGCAGCTAGTGTTTTGCTTAAAGCCTGGAAGTCAGTTGATAGCTCTGATGTTGAAGTCATGTTGGTTGGTTTGGGCTATTTAAATGATGAGATTTGTTGGTTAAAAAAAGAGGCTCCCAAGTGGCACATTTCCTTGACaagtgttgttgttgatcacaAGCCCGTCCTTGATTACTTTAGGTAATTACGTGGTAATTAAAAGATGTTACTCTTCCCGTTCAAAATAAGTGCTCACTCAACCTTTTTCACACCCCAAAAATAGGTAGTTTGATCTACCCTTAATTAGTAAGACCCTTGCTTATCTATGGGATTGAGTAAATAGAGGTAAATCTGggaaaataaagttaatttctTCTTGACTTTGTAAGTGGacatttattttgaaccaaaataaaaagcaGAAGCTTACTTTGAGGAGTACTACTAATAATCTTGCTGCAATATATAACTACTTTGGTAATTAGGGATTTAGCTAATGTGCCTTAATAGTATTACACAGTGTATTTTAACATATGTCATAACAGGTTATTCATATCcattttatggcttatttttcAGTTGTCTCACTTAATATGGACGGTACCTAGTCTTCTGGGTGATTTGTTAGTGTAAAATTCTTTATACCGTATAGAAGTAAACTCTTAAGGGAGATGAATTTAATAAGTAAGTTGTATGGACGGATATGTAaagcttcttttttctttttaacacTATCAGTGTAGTTTAACCTTTGATGGTAGGTTATTACTATTTTTATTAGGTCATCTTCTCTTGTTTGTTATAAGAATTTACTCGTAATTAACTAAACAAGTAAACAAGTGATCTgattgtcaaaatattttttcctaCTGTTGGTGCATagaatattttcttctattcctAGTGCATAGGActtgaatttgggaaaaatttccACATACGAATCTACATTGAAAATTACATTTCGAGGTTTAGATTTTTAAACTCAAAACGTAACGCAGCGACAAACAACAATAAATTGTTTTGACTAGGCAAAATTGTCATATGTTAAACTACAATCATTAGTAAATGACATGACAAATAGTATATGTTCATGATCCACTTCATCTTGGGGATAAGCTAAGTATGTTACATCCACTTCTTGAAGTGGTTAattttatcatatatatatatatatatatatttttttttttttttttcaaattaacaaTATGGTTTCATCTTAAATTGATGGCACAGGTTTTTTGAACGGCTGACAAGCTCAGACGTGAAATATGCCGAGGCAGTAACCATTTTATGGGCAGTAGCATCAGTTTATCACTACGGTTTTGGGCATtgtttggaagaaggaaataacaCTCCAGAAGAAATGAAAGAGGGTTGTAAAATATGGGGCAATGAGAGTTTCAAACAATATTGTCAATCACTTGAAAACATAGCTAATGCAAGGCTAGAAGAGGCATCAGAAGAAGAAGTGTCAAAGGCTGAAGTTCTAATCCTCGAGTTTCTTGAGAATGTGGTTCATTTCTGGAGTGTGAGTCTCGGTGAAACTTAAAGTTTTTGTTTAGTGGTATTAGTCCGTCCAACGTTTAATATGGTTCCTGTTACTTATAATATGTGGTCTTTAATTCCCTGTATGGCTGTATACCATGTGGAAATCTGgtctagtaaaaaaaaaatgtatattaatGTAAATGGAGCATGAGTACAGTAGTGTACTTTGTTATTGTTGACCAATGATGATTATGCTTTTGCTTGTCCCTTTAATCGATAGCGGAACTTGTGTTCACTTACTCATTTGTGTCCAAGTGTTTGCTTCTTAGTCCAGTCTTACCAAAGACGAAAGCTTAGAGTTGAATCAAGCACTTTTATAGATAGATGTACAAAGAAAGAgcattttgtaactttttttcttttcaatcgaTACACAAATAGGTGAGCGCAAAGCTTTTCTCGATGTGCGCTTTTAATAATTTCCCTATCAAGAGCAATGGTCTTCATTAGTTAGGCTAGTGAAATATTTGAGAGGTACTCTTAATATACAACTAATGAAATATTCGAGTGGTACCATTAATTATGGTATCCTATATAGtgaatttctttctattttgaaaaaaaagttagaaTGATGCAAATTGAATCTCTAAATCTCCAAAAGTCAACGGTGGTTCAGGTAGTCTTATAGAGTTGTTCTTCTGGAAAAGTAACTTGTGACCCCAAGTACTGCTGGCAAGGTTACGAGGGCCATTAAATGAAATGGTTCTTGGGTTATTAGTACCATATACTAATTCCAGGGAATGAAATTAAAGGCGGTATTACGCCTTTGCTCAAGAAGTGCATTTGCACCACTTTCTTTATGTACGAAACTTTTGTTTGTATTTCATCAAGGTGGTACTTCTTTCAGAAAGTATGGAAAACATCAGAACTCCACAAATTCATCCAGTTatatatacaacacaaaatATTCTCTTTGCACCAAAAAGTATcaatgaaaaaaggaaaaacagagCTTTTAACCCTCCATAAGGGGTTTTCTATGCCCTAAcaaaaattcaattattttcttctctctaaATCAACCTAAAAATACAAACAGGAGCACtattaaatttctttttctagTTTCAACTTCCTCAGTTTCAACTAGCTAAAACTTTGGCCACCGGTTTAGGTGATACTCAGGACACATAGTATATACTGGAATAAACCAAAGCTCATAATCCCCGTACAGTATTATGGTGCAACAACAGATGATCTGCATCCTCCCGATGCTTCTTACACAAGAAAAACGAACTGACAACTATGCCACACTCCGCCTCCTTAAATTATCCGCTTGTTGGGATTGTACCCGAAGCTGTGGACCACATAACAAAAGCTACTTCCTTAGATGCCTTAATTTTCCATACCAACGTTCACGTGGCCTCATTTCACCTCCATTTATAGTACTATTTCACGAAGAAATGTTTCGACAATGCTACCTTCCAACTTAACCTCTCAAGGTCCGCAAATTGAGTGCGAGTATAAAGTTTGAGGGAAATCCGTAACTGCCTCCATTCCTGGTCATGAATGGAATTCCAGAATGATAGGCACATATCAGCAAATCTACTTCAATTTGCCAAAAAAGGCATTTCACAACTGTCGTGCTTCAACAATCATCAATTATAACCATCAGACAGGCACAATAGGGCAGCTATTACAGTGAAAGACACTTGTCTTTCACCTAAGAGACACTTACAGGAAGCATCAGTTGATCAGATGAATCTTTTCTCATGAATCTATCACCAATAATCTCCACAAGAACAGAATCCC contains:
- the LOC132059157 gene encoding probable bifunctional TENA-E protein, producing MEKKKEAKEIKPTQIERWLRKHKLQYTAATRHPFVYSIHDGSIDFSSFKKWLEREYVFVRTALAPFAASVLLKAWKSVDSSDVEVMLVGLGYLNDEICWLKKEAPKWHISLTSVVVDHKPVLDYFRFFERLTSSDVKYAEAVTILWAVASVYHYGFGHCLEEGNNTPEEMKEGCKIWGNESFKQYCQSLENIANARLEEASEEEVSKAEVLILEFLENVVHFWSVSLGET